The window GGGCGAGGCGCAATCCGCGCCTCGCCCGTCCCATCTTTCCCAGCGGTGCTACCTCATCGTGCGAAGGCTTACAGGCCGGCGCCCAGCGTGGTGCCGGTGATGGCCTTGTACACGTCCAGGCGGCCGTTGCCGAACTTGGTGTCGTAGCCCGCGACGCCCAGGTCCTTGGCCGAGCTCTCCAGGCGGGCGCGCAGCGCGGCGCCGCGCAGGCCCGTCTTGGAAGCCACCACCGCGGCGGCGCCCGTCACCTGCGGAGTCGCCATCGAGGTGCCGTTCATGTAGGCGTAGCTGCCACCCGCCAGCGGGCCGCTGTAGGTGCGCCCGCCCTGGTACCCGGCCACGACCGCGCTGAAGATGCAGCCTTCCTCGGTCGTGTTGCTGTAGCACAGGCCGCCCGGAGCCGCCATGTCAAGCCCGCTGCCGTACTGCGAGTAGCTGGTGAGACCGTCCTTCCAGTCGGTCGCGGCCACCGAGATCGCGTTGGGGTCGCAGGCGGGGCAGCCCACCTTGTTGGTGCCCGAGTTGCCCGCGGCGGCGATCACCAGGACGCCCTTGTTGGTGGCGTACTGGATCGCGCTCTTCTCGCCGGACGAGATGGTGCGGCCGCCGAGCGAGAGGTTCATCGCCACCATGTTCGGCTGGTCGGCCGCGGCACGGATCGCGTTGATGATGGAGGAGGTGTAGCAGCCGGCGGCGCCGCAGACGCGCTGCACGAAGACCTGAACGTTCGCGGCGGCGCCGGTCACGCCGGCCACGCCCACGGTGGCACCGGCGCTGGTGCCGGCGGTGTGCGTGCCGTGCCCCTGGTCCGAGGTGTCGTCCGAGCTGAAGTCGTTGCAGGTGCCGCTGCCGTTGCCGGCGGCCGCCATGCTGTACCAGTCGCAGCCGCGGATCAGGCGGCCGGAGAACTCCGGGTGGCTGTAGTCCACGCCCGTGTCGATGTTGCTGATCACCACCGCGGCGCCACCGACGCCGATCCCCTCAATCGCGTCCTCGTCAGCGTCGGCGACGGAGGCGTACGACGACGGGATGGGACCGGTGCGGCCGTCCGCGTCGTTGTAGAAGTTCATGTTCAACCCGCCCGGGTTGTAGAAGGCCCACAGGCGGCTGTCGATCGCTTCGACCTTGCGGATGTAGTTCGGCTCGGCCCACTCCACGCGGGGGTCGTTCTTCAGCACGGCGGCCAGCGCGCGCTCCTGGCCGCGGGCGCCGTTCAGCAGCTCGAAGGAGCCCTGGTAGCCCACCGAGCGGCGCACGAGGCCGTTGGC is drawn from Longimicrobium sp. and contains these coding sequences:
- a CDS encoding S8 family serine peptidase, translated to MRIRFSAVGVLALATLAACSDEAPTNTAMSPVQSPEFAAAPAQDEVAPGEVLVKFKDGVDASDLLRANGLVRRSVGYQGSFELLNGARGQERALAAVLKNDPRVEWAEPNYIRKVEAIDSRLWAFYNPGGLNMNFYNDADGRTGPIPSSYASVADADEDAIEGIGVGGAAVVISNIDTGVDYSHPEFSGRLIRGCDWYSMAAAGNGSGTCNDFSSDDTSDQGHGTHTAGTSAGATVGVAGVTGAAANVQVFVQRVCGAAGCYTSSIINAIRAAADQPNMVAMNLSLGGRTISSGEKSAIQYATNKGVLVIAAAGNSGTNKVGCPACDPNAISVAATDWKDGLTSYSQYGSGLDMAAPGGLCYSNTTEEGCIFSAVVAGYQGGRTYSGPLAGGSYAYMNGTSMATPQVTGAAAVVASKTGLRGAALRARLESSAKDLGVAGYDTKFGNGRLDVYKAITGTTLGAGL